The Corvus hawaiiensis isolate bCorHaw1 chromosome 2, bCorHaw1.pri.cur, whole genome shotgun sequence genome includes a window with the following:
- the LOC125322043 gene encoding T cell receptor beta chain MC.7.G5-like: MRFGSGTKITVMGKNDEIIPPAVAIFSPSKQEIQQKSKATLVCLASGFYPDHLTLAWRVNGVKRTEGVGTDESSTRNGSTYSLTSRLRMPAWEWFNPLNRFECVANFFQNGTTQSAQKFIYGDAGCALTEESYLRYGNSLKLTYLILCGKALVYAVLVSGLVWTAKTGAKLSRE; the protein is encoded by the exons ATGCGTTTCGGCAGTGGCACAAAAATTACAGTAATGG GGAAGAACGATGAAATCATACCTCCAGCTGTGGCCATCTTTTCCCCATCAAAGCAAGAGATCCAGCAGAAGAGCAAGGCCACACTGGTGTGCCTGGCCTCTGGTTTCTACCCTGACCACCTGACTCTGGCCTGGAGGGTGAATGGTGTGAAAAGGACCGAAGGGGTGGGGACAGATGAGTCCTCCACACGGAATGGGAGTACCTACTCACTGACCAGCCGACTGAGGATGCCAGCCTGGGAATGGTTCAACCCTTTGAATCGCTTTGAGTGTGTTgccaatttttttcagaatggaaCAACGCAATCAGCGCAAAAATTTATCTATGGCGATGCTG gttGTGCACTCACGGAAG AGTCGTACTTGCGGTATGGAAATTCTCTGAAGCTCACTTACCTCATCCTCTGTGGCAAAGCCTTGGTCTATGCAGTTTTGGTGAGCGGTCTGGTGTGGACAGCCAAG ACTGGTGCCAAGTTATCTAGAGAATAA